The following are encoded together in the Oncorhynchus masou masou isolate Uvic2021 chromosome 5, UVic_Omas_1.1, whole genome shotgun sequence genome:
- the LOC135533106 gene encoding zinc finger protein 436-like, translating to MAEPKSMESPGSGCGVPAQRSAQQGPEMVSVKLEDCSQPLEVNVIVIGEERELKVEDQKVEVKEEEERVVEEKRAVKEEEMDVKEDHKEIEIKQEVEEKRAVKGEEMDVKEDHKEIEIKQEVEEKRAVKEEEMEIEKEHKDTEVKEELEENTVIKEMEERGVKEDEETEVKKERGLEKEEEEEREVKDEEENREVFDPDLEEEEAALDSITDPGERSNPGLDGEPSSTASGKHQQHEKRNSRQKHHHCMDCFTSFYEPEELRRHTCRPHPCSDCRGSSVCPTHLIPRKKTIKRKKTYPCGQCGKSFQAPSKLKKHQITHTGEKPFHCSVCGKSFPLSQTLNRHQLIHTGEKPIHCSQCGKGFKRPDSLKNHLRIHTGEKPFYCSQCGKSFSHSNYLKTHQRTHTGEKPYHCSQCGKRFNQSSDLKIHQRTHTGEKPHKCFQCGKSFSHSSYLKTHQRTHTGEKPYHCLQCGKSFNQSSDLKTHQRTHTGEKPYHCPQCEKSFSQFSSLKTHQLTHTENRSYHCSHCGKVFSLLHHLNRHQQTHKGEKTHQCSQCRKSFSQSSNLKTHQLKYHSPDTGQSSLALEESQLQTTEVKHM from the exons ATGGCTGAACCCAAGTCTATGGAGTCCCCGGGTTCTGGCTGTGGTGTTCCAGCCCAGAGAAGCGCACAGCAGGGTCCAGAGATGGTGTCAGTGAAGCTGGAGGACTGCAGTCAACCACTGGAAGTCAATGTGATTGtgataggggaagagagagaacttAAAGTAGAAGATCAGAAGGTAGAAgttaaagaagaagaagaaagggtggtggaggagaagagagcagtcaaagaggaggagatggatgtTAAAGAGGACCATAAGGAGATAGAGATTaaacaggaggtggaggagaagagagcggTCAAAGGGGAAGAGATGGATGTTAAAGAGGACCATAAGGAGATAGAGATTaaacaggaggtggaggagaagagagcggtcaaagaggaagagatggagattGAAAAGGAACACAAGGATACAGAAgtcaaagaagagctggaggagaaCACAGTCAtcaaggagatggaggagagaggtgtgaaaGAGGATGAGGAGACAGAAGTCAAAAAGGAGAGAGGACTagaaaaagaagaggaggaggagagagaagtcaaAGATGAAGAGGAGAACAGGGAAGTGTTTGATCCAGacctagaggaagaggaggcagcATTAGATAGTATCACTGACCCAG GAGAGCGCTCCAACCCAGGTTTAGACGGTGAGCCCAGTTCCACAGCATCAGGAAAGCATCAACAACACGAAAAGAGGAACTCAAGACAGAAACATCACCACTGCATGGACTGCTTCACTAGTTTCTATGAGCCAGAGGAGTTGAGAAGGCACACTTGTAGGCCCCACCCCTGCTCAGATTGCAGAGGCAGTTCCGTGTGTCCAACTCACCTCATACCACGCAAAAAGACTATCAAAAGAAAGAAGACTTACccctgtggtcaatgtgggaagagttttcaGGCACCAAGCAAACTAAAGAAACACCAGataactcacacaggagagaagcctttccactGCTCTGTATGTGGGAAGAGTTTTCCTCTTTCACAGACCTTAAATAGACACCAGCtgatccacacaggagagaagcctatCCACTGCTCCCAATGTGGGAAGGGCTTTAAGCGACCTGATTCCCTGAAAAATCATcttagaatacacacaggagaaaagcctttctACTGCTCTCAATGTGGGAAAAGTTTCAGTCATTCAAACTACTTAAAGACGCACCAGcgaactcacacaggagagaagccttaccactgctcccagtgtgggaaAAGATTCAATCAGTCTTCAGATCTGAAGATACACCAGcgaactcacacaggagagaagcctcacAAATGTtttcagtgtggaaagagttttagtcATTCAAGCTACTTAAAGACACACCAGcgaactcacacaggagagaagccttaccactgccttcagtgtgggaagagtttcaatCAGTCTTCAGATCTGAAGACACACCAGCGAactcatacaggagagaagccttatcacTGCCCCCAGTGTGAAAAGAGTTTCAGTCAGTTTTCAAGTCTGAAGACACACCAGCTAACTCACACAGAAAATAGGTCATACCACTGCTCCCATTGTGGAAAGGTTTTCAGTCTGTTGCACCACCTAAATAGACACCAGCAAACTCACAAAGGAGAAAAGACTCACCAATGCTCTCAATGTAGGAAAAGTTTCAGTCAGTCATCAAATCTGAAGACACACCAGTTAAAGTATCACAGCCCTGACACCGGACAGAGTTCTCTTGCTTTAGAAGAAAGTCAACTTCAAACCACAGAAGTAAAACACATGTAA